One Oreochromis niloticus isolate F11D_XX linkage group LG16, O_niloticus_UMD_NMBU, whole genome shotgun sequence genomic window carries:
- the rap2aa gene encoding ras-related protein Rap-2a, protein MREYKVVVLGSGGVGKSALTVQFVTGTFIEKYDPTIEDFYRKEIEVDSSPSVLEILDTAGTEQFASMRDLYIKNGQGFILVYSLVNQQSFQDIKPMRDQIIRVKRYEKVPVILVGNKVDLESEREVSSSEGQALAEEWGCPFMETSAKSKTMVDELFAEIVRQMDYAAQPDKDDPCCSSCNIQ, encoded by the exons ATGCGCGAGTATAAAGTGGTGGTCCTGGGCAGCGGTGGGGTCGGGAAATCCGCCCTCACTGTGCAGTTTGTGACCGGGACGTTCATTGAGAAGTACGACCCTACCATAGAGGATTTTTACCGCAAGGAGATCGAGGTGGACTCCTCGCCCTCGGTGCTGGAGATCCTTGACACCGCTGGGACCGAGCAGTTCGCCTCAATGCGCGACCTGTACATCAAAAACGGTCAAGGATTCATATTGGTCTACAGCCTTGTCAACCAGCAAAGCTTCCAGGACATAAAGCCGATGAGGGATCAGATCATAAGAGTGAAAAG GTACGAAAAGGTTCCCGTGATCTTGGTGGGGAACAAGGTGGACTTGGAAAGCGAGAGGGAGGTATCATCCAGCGAAGGTCAGGCTCTAGCCGAGGAGTGGGGCTGCCCGTTCATGGAGACCTCGGCTAAGAGCAAAACTATGGTAGACGAACTGTTCGCTGAGATCGTTCGGCAGATGGACTACGCCGCCCAGCCAGACAAGGACGACCCCTGCTGCTCCTCTTGCAATATACAATAG
- the LOC100690653 gene encoding muscleblind-like protein 2a isoform X1, which produces MALNISSARDTKWLTLEVCRQFQRGNCSRTDEECKFAHPSKSCQIENGRVIACFDSLKGRCSRENCKYLHPPSHLKTQLEINGRNNLIQQKTAAAVLAQQMQLMIPGPSLQPVPTFTQGLGTNAGLGYGSYMTPLSHGMSLIPSDILSSTPVLVPGSSPVSVQCSSSSSSSSSSSPSQKLQRSDKLEVCREFQRGSCARGETDCRFAHPSDSPMIDTMDNTVTVCMDYIKSRCSREKCKYFHPPAHLQAKIKSSQQQVNQTAVAAQAAAAAVTQSTAKAMKRPLEATVDLAFPHSVLQPLPKRPVLEKCSWASSLLSPSLLHYQQALASSQTLQQPTAAFYPTGSVLCMTPANGIDHPQVTARNRSQCRVAAVKGPGQPFCKYSVNNTHKIQEAACG; this is translated from the exons ATGGCGTTAAATATTTCTTCAGCGAGAGACACAAAATGGCTAACTCTGGAAGTTTGTCGACAGTTTCAGCGAGGAAACTGTTCACGCACTGATGAGGAATGCAAATTTGCTCATCCGTCAAAGAGCTGCCAAATTGAAAATGGAAGAGTTATTGCCTGCTTTGACTCATTGAAG gGCAGATGCTCAAGAGAAAACTGCAAGTACCTTCATCCACCTTCACACTTAAAAACCCAGTTAGAGATAAATGGGCGCAACAACCtcatccagcagaagactgcagCAGCTGTGCTTGCCCAGCAGATGCAGCTCATGATCCCTGGACCCAGCCTGCAGCCTGTG CCAACATTTACGCAGGGACTTGGCACAAACGCTGGTCTCGGTTATGGTTCATACATGACACCATTAAGCCATGGAATGAGCCTCATTCCTTCAGACATCCTCTCCAGCACTCCGGTTCTTGTTCCAGGGAGCTCACCTGTCTCAGTCCAgtgctcctcctcttcctcctcttcttcctcttcttctccctcACAGAAGCTTCAGCGTTCAGACAAACTAGAG gtgtgtcgtgagtttcaGCGAGGAAGCTGTGCAAGAGGGGAGACAGATTGCCGCTTTGCTCATCCCAGTGACAGCCCAATGATTGACACCATGGATAACACTGTCACTGTTTGCATGGACTACATCAAGAGTCGCTGTTCCAGGGAGAAGTGCAAGTATTTTCACCCGCCTGCACACTTGCAGGCCAAAATCAAATCCAGTCAACAACAAGTCAATCAGACGGCAGTGGCAGCACAGGCCGCAGCTGCAGCTGTG ACTCAGTCGACTGCCAAAGCAATGAAGCGACCCCTCGAGGCGACTGTAGACCTG GCCTTTCCCCATAGTGTTCTGCAACCCCTACCAAAGAGACCAGTTCTTGAGAAGTGCAGCTGGGCCAGCTCTCTCCTCAGCCCCAGTTTGTTGCACTACCAGCAGGCTCTGGCCAGCTCACAGACTCTGCAGCAGCCCACTGCAGCATTTTATCCCACAG GTTCTGTGTTGTGCATGACTCCAGCTAACGGCATTG ATCATCCTCAAGTAACCGccagaaacagaagccagtGCCGTGTTGCTGCTGTTAAGGGTCCCGGGCAGCCGTTCTGTAAATATTCTgttaacaatacacacaaaatacaaGAAGCTGCATGCGGATAA
- the LOC100690653 gene encoding muscleblind-like protein 2a isoform X3, whose translation MALNISSARDTKWLTLEVCRQFQRGNCSRTDEECKFAHPSKSCQIENGRVIACFDSLKGRCSRENCKYLHPPSHLKTQLEINGRNNLIQQKTAAAVLAQQMQLMIPGPSLQPVPTFTQGLGTNAGLGYGSYMTPLSHGMSLIPSDILSSTPVLVPGSSPVSVQCSSSSSSSSSSSPSQKLQRSDKLEVCREFQRGSCARGETDCRFAHPSDSPMIDTMDNTVTVCMDYIKSRCSREKCKYFHPPAHLQAKIKSSQQQVNQTAVAAQAAAAAVAFPHSVLQPLPKRPVLEKCSWASSLLSPSLLHYQQALASSQTLQQPTAAFYPTGSVLCMTPANGIDHPQVTARNRSQCRVAAVKGPGQPFCKYSVNNTHKIQEAACG comes from the exons ATGGCGTTAAATATTTCTTCAGCGAGAGACACAAAATGGCTAACTCTGGAAGTTTGTCGACAGTTTCAGCGAGGAAACTGTTCACGCACTGATGAGGAATGCAAATTTGCTCATCCGTCAAAGAGCTGCCAAATTGAAAATGGAAGAGTTATTGCCTGCTTTGACTCATTGAAG gGCAGATGCTCAAGAGAAAACTGCAAGTACCTTCATCCACCTTCACACTTAAAAACCCAGTTAGAGATAAATGGGCGCAACAACCtcatccagcagaagactgcagCAGCTGTGCTTGCCCAGCAGATGCAGCTCATGATCCCTGGACCCAGCCTGCAGCCTGTG CCAACATTTACGCAGGGACTTGGCACAAACGCTGGTCTCGGTTATGGTTCATACATGACACCATTAAGCCATGGAATGAGCCTCATTCCTTCAGACATCCTCTCCAGCACTCCGGTTCTTGTTCCAGGGAGCTCACCTGTCTCAGTCCAgtgctcctcctcttcctcctcttcttcctcttcttctccctcACAGAAGCTTCAGCGTTCAGACAAACTAGAG gtgtgtcgtgagtttcaGCGAGGAAGCTGTGCAAGAGGGGAGACAGATTGCCGCTTTGCTCATCCCAGTGACAGCCCAATGATTGACACCATGGATAACACTGTCACTGTTTGCATGGACTACATCAAGAGTCGCTGTTCCAGGGAGAAGTGCAAGTATTTTCACCCGCCTGCACACTTGCAGGCCAAAATCAAATCCAGTCAACAACAAGTCAATCAGACGGCAGTGGCAGCACAGGCCGCAGCTGCAGCTGTG GCCTTTCCCCATAGTGTTCTGCAACCCCTACCAAAGAGACCAGTTCTTGAGAAGTGCAGCTGGGCCAGCTCTCTCCTCAGCCCCAGTTTGTTGCACTACCAGCAGGCTCTGGCCAGCTCACAGACTCTGCAGCAGCCCACTGCAGCATTTTATCCCACAG GTTCTGTGTTGTGCATGACTCCAGCTAACGGCATTG ATCATCCTCAAGTAACCGccagaaacagaagccagtGCCGTGTTGCTGCTGTTAAGGGTCCCGGGCAGCCGTTCTGTAAATATTCTgttaacaatacacacaaaatacaaGAAGCTGCATGCGGATAA
- the LOC100690653 gene encoding muscleblind-like protein 2a isoform X4, producing MALNISSARDTKWLTLEVCRQFQRGNCSRTDEECKFAHPSKSCQIENGRVIACFDSLKGRCSRENCKYLHPPSHLKTQLEINGRNNLIQQKTAAAVLAQQMQLMIPGPSLQPVPTFTQGLGTNAGLGYGSYMTPLSHGMSLIPSDILSSTPVLVPGSSPVSVQCSSSSSSSSSSSPSQKLQRSDKLEVCREFQRGSCARGETDCRFAHPSDSPMIDTMDNTVTVCMDYIKSRCSREKCKYFHPPAHLQAKIKSSQQQVNQTAVAAQAAAAAVAFPHSVLQPLPKRPVLEKCSWASSLLSPSLLHYQQALASSQTLQQPTAAFYPTGSVLCMTPANGIVPMMYSATPATVSAATTPATSVPYAATAPTNQIILK from the exons ATGGCGTTAAATATTTCTTCAGCGAGAGACACAAAATGGCTAACTCTGGAAGTTTGTCGACAGTTTCAGCGAGGAAACTGTTCACGCACTGATGAGGAATGCAAATTTGCTCATCCGTCAAAGAGCTGCCAAATTGAAAATGGAAGAGTTATTGCCTGCTTTGACTCATTGAAG gGCAGATGCTCAAGAGAAAACTGCAAGTACCTTCATCCACCTTCACACTTAAAAACCCAGTTAGAGATAAATGGGCGCAACAACCtcatccagcagaagactgcagCAGCTGTGCTTGCCCAGCAGATGCAGCTCATGATCCCTGGACCCAGCCTGCAGCCTGTG CCAACATTTACGCAGGGACTTGGCACAAACGCTGGTCTCGGTTATGGTTCATACATGACACCATTAAGCCATGGAATGAGCCTCATTCCTTCAGACATCCTCTCCAGCACTCCGGTTCTTGTTCCAGGGAGCTCACCTGTCTCAGTCCAgtgctcctcctcttcctcctcttcttcctcttcttctccctcACAGAAGCTTCAGCGTTCAGACAAACTAGAG gtgtgtcgtgagtttcaGCGAGGAAGCTGTGCAAGAGGGGAGACAGATTGCCGCTTTGCTCATCCCAGTGACAGCCCAATGATTGACACCATGGATAACACTGTCACTGTTTGCATGGACTACATCAAGAGTCGCTGTTCCAGGGAGAAGTGCAAGTATTTTCACCCGCCTGCACACTTGCAGGCCAAAATCAAATCCAGTCAACAACAAGTCAATCAGACGGCAGTGGCAGCACAGGCCGCAGCTGCAGCTGTG GCCTTTCCCCATAGTGTTCTGCAACCCCTACCAAAGAGACCAGTTCTTGAGAAGTGCAGCTGGGCCAGCTCTCTCCTCAGCCCCAGTTTGTTGCACTACCAGCAGGCTCTGGCCAGCTCACAGACTCTGCAGCAGCCCACTGCAGCATTTTATCCCACAG GTTCTGTGTTGTGCATGACTCCAGCTAACGGCATTG TCCCCATGATGTACAGTGCTACGCCTGCTACTGTCTCTGCAGCAACTACTCCCGCCACAAGTGTCCCCTACGCAGCAACAGCACCAACCAATCAG ATCATCCTCAAGTAA
- the LOC100690653 gene encoding muscleblind-like protein 2a isoform X2, which produces MALNISSARDTKWLTLEVCRQFQRGNCSRTDEECKFAHPSKSCQIENGRVIACFDSLKGRCSRENCKYLHPPSHLKTQLEINGRNNLIQQKTAAAVLAQQMQLMIPGPSLQPVPTFTQGLGTNAGLGYGSYMTPLSHGMSLIPSDILSSTPVLVPGSSPVSVQCSSSSSSSSSSSPSQKLQRSDKLEVCREFQRGSCARGETDCRFAHPSDSPMIDTMDNTVTVCMDYIKSRCSREKCKYFHPPAHLQAKIKSSQQQVNQTAVAAQAAAAAVTQSTAKAMKRPLEATVDLAFPHSVLQPLPKRPVLEKCSWASSLLSPSLLHYQQALASSQTLQQPTAAFYPTGSVLCMTPANGIVPMMYSATPATVSAATTPATSVPYAATAPTNQIILK; this is translated from the exons ATGGCGTTAAATATTTCTTCAGCGAGAGACACAAAATGGCTAACTCTGGAAGTTTGTCGACAGTTTCAGCGAGGAAACTGTTCACGCACTGATGAGGAATGCAAATTTGCTCATCCGTCAAAGAGCTGCCAAATTGAAAATGGAAGAGTTATTGCCTGCTTTGACTCATTGAAG gGCAGATGCTCAAGAGAAAACTGCAAGTACCTTCATCCACCTTCACACTTAAAAACCCAGTTAGAGATAAATGGGCGCAACAACCtcatccagcagaagactgcagCAGCTGTGCTTGCCCAGCAGATGCAGCTCATGATCCCTGGACCCAGCCTGCAGCCTGTG CCAACATTTACGCAGGGACTTGGCACAAACGCTGGTCTCGGTTATGGTTCATACATGACACCATTAAGCCATGGAATGAGCCTCATTCCTTCAGACATCCTCTCCAGCACTCCGGTTCTTGTTCCAGGGAGCTCACCTGTCTCAGTCCAgtgctcctcctcttcctcctcttcttcctcttcttctccctcACAGAAGCTTCAGCGTTCAGACAAACTAGAG gtgtgtcgtgagtttcaGCGAGGAAGCTGTGCAAGAGGGGAGACAGATTGCCGCTTTGCTCATCCCAGTGACAGCCCAATGATTGACACCATGGATAACACTGTCACTGTTTGCATGGACTACATCAAGAGTCGCTGTTCCAGGGAGAAGTGCAAGTATTTTCACCCGCCTGCACACTTGCAGGCCAAAATCAAATCCAGTCAACAACAAGTCAATCAGACGGCAGTGGCAGCACAGGCCGCAGCTGCAGCTGTG ACTCAGTCGACTGCCAAAGCAATGAAGCGACCCCTCGAGGCGACTGTAGACCTG GCCTTTCCCCATAGTGTTCTGCAACCCCTACCAAAGAGACCAGTTCTTGAGAAGTGCAGCTGGGCCAGCTCTCTCCTCAGCCCCAGTTTGTTGCACTACCAGCAGGCTCTGGCCAGCTCACAGACTCTGCAGCAGCCCACTGCAGCATTTTATCCCACAG GTTCTGTGTTGTGCATGACTCCAGCTAACGGCATTG TCCCCATGATGTACAGTGCTACGCCTGCTACTGTCTCTGCAGCAACTACTCCCGCCACAAGTGTCCCCTACGCAGCAACAGCACCAACCAATCAG ATCATCCTCAAGTAA